A window of Komagataella phaffii GS115 chromosome 1, complete sequence contains these coding sequences:
- a CDS encoding Pheromone-regulated multispanning membrane protein involved in membrane fusion during mating has product MHSNSFINFKESCVQTVLINKYNVLIVLFIIKIKLFQALFHSSIAVLRQSSLGLCLQINRFQTEYKSMVDESLDSLSLFIHEMTNKSIQVLGYIFNFIVDLFLGTYVCLLDLMITSTTRVSATVAEEIVDVVNNTITTTATELNKQLSTVASVINRVGNFFSDDNFKAIDLTIDSLKNWQIPSSVDEKIRSLNNVDVNLDGLLDGVVSNVTDKIIKTRSLPEKRANESFTLNEACSSDAVADFYDVLHTSSNRMFTLILILSVGSIVVVTLVQLWLQNRSFRHIREIDEKRPNMEVVSTFENRYIHKYCGSGYIKWLMLYICSSPSINILVLFFFSLFSYIIQVAIVNKIQNLSHDWLADGESYDNDNLNQYVQYQVKSYETYINNNMTLASIHNTFSSVNSTMNDFITDVNGGINSIFKDSIIGDMVNGVVYCVIGRKLEAVNKGFDWLTKSTELQIPTENYVISNQDQDDLMSKMAEGISALCKYYKQNLTWELWQCLLFGLLWMVQLMIGILISKFQQQPEQQCDDNPFIHPEFIPFKPYETYHHTKNDVIAETLNRIKRNESVPSFKADSLSLSSILDNAAKRPK; this is encoded by the coding sequence ATGCACAGTAATAGCTTTATTAATTTTAAGGAAAGCTGCGTTCAAACCGTTCTCATCAATAAATATAATGTTCTGATAGTGCTTTTTATCATCAAGATTAAACTATTTCAGGCACTCTTCCATTCAAGTATTGCCGTGTTGAGACAATCATCTTTGGGGTTATGTTTACAAATCAATCGGTTCCAGACAGAGTATAAATCTATGGTGGATGAATCTTTGGATTCCCTTTCTTTGTTTATTCATGAGATGACCAATAAAAGCATTCAAGTTCTTGGAtacattttcaattttatcGTTGACCTTTTTCTTGGAACATATGTTTGCCTACTTGATTTGATGATTACATCAACAACTAGAGTTTCAGCTACAGTGGCCGAAGAAATTGTTGACGTAGTGAATAATACGATCACGACGACGGCCACTGAACTCAATAAGCAATTGTCCACAGTTGCGTCAGTTATCAACAGAGTGggcaattttttttccgATGACAATTTTAAGGCTATTGATTTGACGATTGACTCgctgaaaaattggcaAATACCATCTTCTGTTGATGAGAAAATTCGTAGCTTGAACAATGTTGATGTCAATCTTGACGGTTTGCTTGACGGAGTAGTATCCAATGTCACCGATAAAATAATCAAGACTCGATCTTTACCAGAGAAGAGGGCCAATGAATCTTTTACACTCAATGAAGCATGTAGCTCTGATGCAGTAGCCGATTTTTATGACGTTTTGCACACTTCAAGCAACAGAATGTTTACATTGATACTAATTTTGAGTGTCGGCAGCATTGTCGTAGTCACCTTAGTTCAGTTGTGGCTACAGAATCGAAGCTTCAGGCATATAAGAGAGATCGATGAAAAAAGACCGAACATGGAAGTTGTCTCGACGTTTGAGAACAGGTATATTCATAAATATTGCGGTTCTGGATATATCAAATGGCTCATGCTGTACATTTGTTCAAGCCCGTCCATCAATATTTTAGTactattctttttttctttgttttcctATATCATTCAAGTTGCTATTGTCAACAAAATCCAGAACTTGAGCCATGATTGGCTGGCAGACGGAGAATCTTATGATAACGACAATCTGAACCAGTATGTTCAGTACCAAGTAAAGTCTTATGAAACTTatatcaacaacaatatGACACTGGCTAGCATTCACAACACTTTCAGCAGTGTAAATTCTACAATGAACGACTTTATCACAGACGTGAACGGAGGTATAAATagtatcttcaaagattctaTAATTGGAGATATGGTCAACGGAGTTGTGTATTGTGTAATTGGGAGGAAATTAGAGGCAGTCAATAAGGGATTTGACTGGCTAACTAAATCAACGGAGTTACAGATTCCTACAGAGAACTACGTCATCAGCAATCAAGATCAGGATGACTTAATGTCCAAAATGGCCGAAGGTATTTCTGCACTATGCAAATACTACAAACAGAATCTCACATGGGAACTCTGGCAATGCTTATTATTTGGATTGTTATGGATGGTTCAGCTTATGATAGGTATACTGATAtcaaaatttcagcaaCAACCAGAGCAACAATGTGACGATAATCCTTTCATTCATCCGGAATTTATACCATTCAAACCATATGAGACGTATCATCATACAAAAAATGATGTAATTGCAGAAACACTTAATCgaatcaaaagaaatgaatCTGTTCCATCGTTCAAAGCCGACTCTCTATCATTAAGCAGTATCCTGGACAATGCTGCAAAACGACCCAAATAG
- a CDS encoding Member of the alpha/beta knot fold methyltransferase superfamily, with translation MVEDSKQRDTRTKVEIPEASLVPQRPTVLTSKDKTTQRLIVVLSQASLETHRMTSSGHNDKYALLNCDDHQALLRKMSRDISEARPDITHQCLLTLLDSPINKAGKLQVYIQTAKGVLIEVNPTVRIPRTFKRFSGLMVQLLHKLSIRSVNSEEKLLKVIKNPITDHLPTKCRKITLSFDAEVVKVSSYIEKLASDESICVFVGAMARGKDDFADEFVDEKIGVSEYPLSASVACSKFCHGAEDAWSIL, from the coding sequence ATGGTAGAAGACTCCAAACAAAGAGACACCAGAACAAAAGTGGAGATCCCAGAGGCCTCTTTGGTTCCTCAGAGACCCACAGTTCTAACTTCAAAAGATAAAACAACACAGAGATTGATAGTCGTGCTCTCCCAAGCCAGCTTGGAAACTCATAGGATGACATCTTCAGGACATAATGACAAGTATGCATTGTTAAATTGCGATGACCACCAAGCACTACTCAGGAAAATGAGCAGAGACATCAGTGAAGCTAGACCTGATATCACACATCAATGTCTGTTGACTCTATTGGATTCCCCTATAAATAAAGCTGGAAAGCTTCAAGTATACATTCAGACGGCAAAGGGTGTCCTGATCGAAGTTAATCCTACAGTACGTATACCGAGGACATTTAAGAGATTTTCTGGCCTGATGGTTCAGTTATTGCATAAGCTTAGTATCAGGTCTGTCAATTCCGAAGAGAAACTTCTCAAAGTAATCAAGAACCCGATCACGGACCATCTTCCTACCAAATGCCGTAAGATtactctttcttttgacgCCGAAGTTGTCAAAGTGTCATCAtacattgaaaaactggCCTCTGACGAGAGTATATGTGTATTTGTAGGTGCAATGGCCAGAGGTAAAGACGATTTTGCCGATGAATTCGTTGACGAGAAGATTGGTGTGTCCGAGTACCCATTGAGTGCGTCAGTAGCATGCTCTAAGTTCTGCCATGGAGCAGAGGACGCTTGGTCCATTCTTTAG
- a CDS encoding 60S ribosomal protein L37, with protein MTKGTPSFGKKNNKSHTLCRRCGRRSFHIQKKTCSSCGYPAAKMRSYNWGAKAKRRRTTGTGRMQYLKHMSRRFNNGLTSESKN; from the exons ATGACAA AAGGTACTCCATCCTTTGGTAAGAAAAACAACAAGTCACACACCCTCTGCAGAAGATGTGGTCGCCGTTCTTTCCACATCCAGAAGAAGACTTGTTCTTCCTGTGGTTACCCAGCCGCCAAGATGAGATCTTACAACTGGGGTGCTAAGGCtaagagaagaagaactacTGGTACTGGTCGTATGCAATACTTGAAGCACATGTCAAGAAGATTCAACAACGGTTTGACCTCTGAGTCTAAGAACTAA
- a CDS encoding Protein required for partitioning of the 2-micron plasmid — protein MSYQFPPSSPVLEDKENIDPRPKVIETVEDESVLDHLHEFYPTPNPSSTTGRHTEMNEAIPNSLAEVSKVDPEVTKQTAQEDVHESLVEETTPIIRIPGSGEEVSIGRSSKNDFKLSNNKQISRCHIQLSYDNNTDDLKVRVLGHNGVNVTIPYKLDVQFTEVNNEYKLSRYMIHDKFLTNFNMFKDETIVFPYHEGVIFDIKGEVMKVIVDGARKRKAEKPPQTSSISDRSSIPQTKSRAASPATPARKTKRATRDDNDQLLMAHLTDEEIDGFLQHVTEDDLHEICKILINHLAFSRLQSTPLRDLQKVSQRTQVLTKRQLRVILIKKIPCIGVIYRSGKDAAGELLDEEYYYDVDKDDDSGRVSLVNNLKGNSSIRNCRKQHKQYYWKKPTLKK, from the coding sequence ATGTCGTACCAATTCCCTCCATCGTCTCCTGTCTTGGAAGACAAGGAGAATATTGATCCAAGACCAAAAGTGATAGAGACTGTGGAAGATGAATCGGTTCTTGATCATCTTCATGAGTTCTATCCCACTCCAAATCCTTCCTCTACCACGGGAAGGCACACTGAAATGAACGAGGCCATACCAAATAGTTTGGctgaagtttcaaaagttgatccAGAGGTCACTAAGCAAACTGCGCAAGAAGATGTCCATGAAAGTCTTGTTGAAGAGACCACACCAATCATTCGCATACCTGGCTCTGGTGAAGAGGTTTCAATTGGCCgatcttcaaaaaatgacTTCAAGCTGTCTAATAATAAACAGATTTCAAGGTGCCATATCCAGTTATCATACGATAATAACACGGATGATCTTAAGGTACGAGTTCTTGGCCACAATGGTGTCAACGTAACCATCCCATATAAACTTGACGTGCAGTTTACAGAGGTCAACAATGAGTACAAACTAAGCAGATACATGATTCATGACAAATTCCTcaccaatttcaacatGTTTAAGGATGAAACGATTGTGTTCCCTTACCATGAAGGTGTTATTTTTGACATTAAGGGGGAAGTGATGAAGGTGATAGTTGACGGAGCTCGTAAGAGAAAAGCTGAGAAACCACCGCAAACATCGTCAATATCAGACCGTTCATCCATCCCACAAACAAAAAGTCGAGCAGCTTCCCCTGCAACTCCGGCTAGGAAAACCAAGCGAGCAACCAGAGACGATAATGACCAACTTTTAATGGCCCATCTCACTGACGAAGAGATTGACGGATTCTTACAGCACGTGACAGAAGACGATCTTCACGAGATATGTAAGATTTTGATTAACCATCTAGCATTCTCTAGATTACAGTCAACACCACTCAGGGATTTGCAGAAAGTGTCTCAAAGGACGCAGGTTCTCACCAAGCGACAATTGCGGgtgattttgatcaaaaagattccGTGCATCGGTGTGATCTACAGATCTGGTAAAGATGCTGCAGGTGAGCTATTGGACGAAGAGTACTACTACGATGTTGATAAGGATGATGACAGTGGTCGGGTTTCCTTAGTGAACAACTTAAAAGGAAATTCCAGCATTCGTAACTGTAGAAAGCAGCACAAACAGTATTACTGGAAGAAGCCCACTCTAAAAAAATAA
- a CDS encoding Protein kinase involved in bud growth and assembly of the septin ring: MTSISFHSRQPSLASSFAPANGLGIHNGTPPIKSHPQYIGPWRLGKTLGRGSTGRVLLATHTSTGQKAAVKVVNKSNLNEESRELNEKGCDSVGLPYGIEREIIIMKLLNHQNVLRLYDVWETSKALYLVLEFVEGGELFDLLVESGPLLEKDAVKFFRQIIAGASYCHALGICHRDLKPENLLLNKDLSIKIADFGMAALEANGRLLETSCGSPHYASPEIVSGLKYQGSASDVWSCGVILFALLTGRLPFDDENIRNLLLKVQKGAFEMPSSLSPEAQNLIAQMLKLAPEERIKTQDILKHPLLLKYPCTEMEQHAMERLPSPDLSIKPVSCREDIDDKILQNLTILWHGRPAEQIIQSLLVENEQNPEKTFYSLLLHYRHDHQDKDLSQSLSMANSINKVIPSPNSQPSSASLSRLSSLTPMRKAPSKPNQLPPLPALPKHVAEKKSSHSPKANKRSSMISVTSKRLSMLSLNSKRSSLFFSNTSSTGSSSPIKGKKASNSPNKRKSAMKRNSITSRIISTYAKLASEPQYDYMERSTRRTSSNFATLCERIFSGEDVDFNEFLQEEELELKSQKKSRKRQSLLSAKRQSVLVTKVENENGEVLSTDIQYQPVRAVSSPQKKRDSYLLNKDDIEDIKRRSMSLQVNSKRSKDKQIPPRPVSRLDPRYQVYENYKRTSQDAAKELEVPDSQGKKKEETEPQQDLKKSLPSIPQVSQSQTAPESDDYLKSSDASLHVANEFLDEMRQSRLLTSKFDLNSIISKQATEKNKNYRESAVIDGAQTRLSDIKIPQVTRKSRHFSNSNKRLSVLSVYSTKSSYRDLNAKLQDRQNVTSSTSAFTNKRSTRNSLIFKEDDEIDMSIDISAQKANNDFDQTYGQVVDKNLASTDINDRRVEELEKEEERDQIGEIMDNKPNLHYKPSKDTLISQDSNKDYYKKLSLPDIPSSPVKKELSFEIHDDTQKDKSGEQKQRATSEKVQPIKQHKANDGSITRNKSEPTRRVLNDVSNDETLDIPKQRKKSSFLRKISFGSKQVEESGESQSQQRRRFSDWFRSTSNGDTQELSFIKSKLKRPDMFEALNSLLIGWKQYGVKDITLSRYDSKIIAAVSKHNSTGLKACRFQIVIKELIDRSKGVRSELVIKKVKGSSKTLKQIVSQIEKVLEQESVLVK, encoded by the coding sequence ATGACTTCTATATCGTTTCATTCGAGACAACCATCGTTGGCATCCTCATTTGCACCTGCCAATGGATTAGGTATCCACAATGGAACTCCACCTATCAAGTCTCACCCTCAATACATCGGGCCTTGGAGACTGGGAAAGACTCTAGGTAGAGGTTCGACTGGAAGAGTTTTGCTTGCAACACATACATCCACCGGTCAGAAGGCTGCTGTCAAAGTGGTCAATAAATCAAATCTAAATGAAGAATCTCGTGAGCTCAATGAGAAAGGCTGTGACTCTGTTGGATTACCATATGGGATCGAAAGGGAGATTATCATCATGAAATTGCTAAACCACCAAAATGTGTTGAGACTATACGATGTATGGGAGACTTCAAAGGCTTTGTATTTGGTTTTGGAGTTTGTAGAAGGTGGAGAATTGTTTGATTTACTGGTCGAAAGTGGGCCATTGTTAGAGAAAGACGCTGTTAAGTTCTTCAGACAGATAATTGCAGGAGCTTCGTACTGTCACGCCCTAGGAATATGCCATAGAGACTTGAAACCTGAAAACTTACTACTTAATAAAGATCTGAGCATTAAGATTGCCGATTTTGGAATGGCCGCACTAGAAGCGAATGGCAGGctgttggaaacttcaTGTGGTTCTCCCCATTATGCTTCCCCTGAAATCGTTAGTGGTTTGAAATACCAAGGTTCTGCCTCTGATGTTTGGTCATGTGGTGTCATTCTGTTCGCACTATTAACTGGAAGATTAccatttgatgatgaaaatatTAGAAATCTATTACttaaagttcaaaaaggTGCTTTTGAAATGCCTTCAAGCTTGTCTCCAGAAGCCCAAAATCTTATTGCTCAGATGCTCAAATTAGCTCCTGAGGAAAGAATAAAGACTCAGGATATTCTCAAACATCCTTTATTATTGAAGTATCCGTGCACAGAGATGGAACAACATGCAATGGAAAGGTTGCCCTCTCCCGATTTGTCCATCAAACCTGTCAGCTGCAGAGAAGATATTGACGACAAGATCCTTCAGAATCTCACGATTCTGTGGCACGGTAGGCCAGCTGAACAAATCATTCAATCTTTACtagttgaaaatgaacagAACCCAGAGAAAACTTTCTACTCTCTATTACTACACTACAGGCATGATCACCAGGATAAAGATCTTTCACAATCACTATCAATGGCCAACTCTATCAATAAAGTTATTCCATCTCCAAACAGCCAGCCAAgttcagcttctttaaGCCGACTTAGTTCTTTGACTCCTATGAGGAAAGCTCCCTCCAAGCCTAATCAATTACCACCCCTTCCTGCTCTTCCAAAGCATGTTGCAGAGAAGAAGTCCTCTCATTCACCCAAGGCAAACAAGCGTTCGTCTATGATTTCGGTTACTTCAAAGAGATTATCAATGCTGTCACTCAACTCGAAAAGAtcatctctttttttctccaacaCCTCATCCACAGGCAGTAGTTCTCCTATAAAGGGTAAGAAGGCTTCGAACTCTCCCaataaaagaaagagtGCTATGAAGAGAAACTCCATCACATCTCGCATCATATCAACATATGCTAAGCTAGCCTCAGAACCTCAATATGATTATATGGAAAGATCCACAAGACGGACCTCTTCCAATTTCGCAACTCTTTGTGAAAGAATTTTCAGTGGAGAAGATGTAGATTTCAACGAGTTTTTGcaggaagaagaactaGAGCTAAAGAGCCAAAAGAAATCCAGAAAGCGTCAATCTCTATTAAGTGCAAAACGACAATCAGTATTGGTGACCAAAGttgagaatgaaaatggagaGGTCTTATCCACTGATATCCAATATCAACCAGTGAGAGCAGTATCGAGTCCTCAAAAGAAGAGGGATTCCTACTTGTTAAATAAGGACGATATTGAGGACATCAAGCGACGTTCAATGTCATTGCAAGTCAATTCTAAGAGATCTAAAGACAAGCAGATCCCACCAAGACCCGTGTCGAGGCTTGATCCTAGATATCAAGTATATGAAAACTACAAACGTACCTCTCAGGATGCAGCTAAAGAATTAGAAGTGCCTGATAGTcaagggaaaaaaaaggaagagacTGAGCCACAACAGGATCTCAAGAAATCCCTTCCTTCCATTCCACAGGTTTCCCAATCTCAGACTGCTCCAGAGTCGGATGATTATCTAAAGTCTTCTGACGCTTCTTTACATGTGGCAAACGAATTCTTGGATGAGATGAGGCAGTCAAGATTATTGACGAGCAAATTTGATTTAAACTCTATCATAAGCAAACAGGCTACCGAGAAAAATAAGAATTATAGAGAGTCTGCTGTGATAGATGGTGCTCAGACTAGGTTATCTGATATTAAGATCCCTCAGGTGACCAGAAAATCAAGACACTTCTCCAATTCGAACAAAAGATTAAGCGTGCTTTCCGTCTATTCTACGAAGTCCTCATACCGTGACTTAAACGCAAAGCTACAAGATAGACAGAACGTCACTTCATCCACATCTGCCTTCACCAATAAAAGATCTACTAGAAATAGTTTGATATTCAAGgaggatgatgaaatcGACATGAGCATTGATATTTCCGCACAGAAAGCAAACAATgactttgatcaaacttATGGGcaagttgttgataaaaACTTGGCAAGCACCGACATTAACGACCGTagagttgaagaactagagaaagaggaagaaagagatcAGATTGGAGAAATCATGGACAACAAACCCAACTTACATTATAAGCCTAGCAAAGATACTTTGATTTCACAGGACTCTAATAAAGATTACTATAAGAAACTATCATTACCAGATATCCCATCGTCTCCAGTCAAGAAGGAACTATCTTTTGAGATCCATGACGATACTCAGAAAGATAAATCAGGTGAACAGAAGCAACGAGCAACCAGCGAGAAAGTACAACCAATAAAGCAACACAAGGCCAATGATGGATCTATTACGAGGAATAAGTCGGAACCCACAAGGAGAGTTTTGAATGATGTCTCAAATGATGAAACCCTAGACATCCCTAAGCAGCGAAAGAAATCATCCTTCTTGAGGAAAATTTCCTTCGGTAGCAAGCAGGTTGAAGAATCGGGAGAGTCTCAATCTCAACAACGAAGGAGGTTCTCTGACTGGTTCAGATCTACATCCAATGGTGACACTCAGGAACTCAGCTTTATTAAAAGTAAATTGAAAAGGCCAGATATGTTCGAAGCACTGAATTCTTTATTAATCGGCTGGAAACAGTATGGAGTTAAAGACATCACATTGTCAAGATATGATTCAAAGATTATAGCTGCAGTATCCAAGCACAACTCTACGGGACTGAAGGCATGCAGGTTCCAGATTGTTATAAAGGAACTCATTGACAGAAGCAAGGGGGTGAGGTCCGAGTTGGTGATCAAGAAAGTGAAGGGTTCTTCCAAGACTCTAAAGCAAATCGTCtctcaaattgaaaaggttTTGGAACAGGAAAGTGTACTAGTAAAATAG
- a CDS encoding Lysine permease produces MEKKESTITGVYDEEHSSNFLSETGEIKKVKRGLEERHVAMIALGGTIGTGLFIGISTPLKNAGPVNALIAYIYMATLAFSVTQSLGELATHSPIAGSFCTFNTRYLSKALGFSTNWCYWFTWAITFAIELSIVGQIIEYWTYAVPIGAWIAIFFVILIGTNLFPVSFYGELEFWIASIKVIAIIGFILYAFIMVCGAGQTGPVGFRYWRNPGPWGPGILVSNVNTGRFLGWLSSLINAAFTYQGVELTGISAGEAANPRRAVPRAINKVIYRILIFYLLTLFFIGLLVPYNDPALNSTENFISSSPFLISIQNSGTKVLPDIFNAVILMTVISAGNSNIYIGSRILYSMGDSGNAPKCFLWVTKWGTPYVGVIFTGIFGLLAFLNLSEDGATVFDWLVNITAVAGLIAWMFISVSHIRFMHILRRRGSSRDELPYKAKWMPWFAWYAAINIFVILFIQGFEAFFDFTATKFFTAYISLILFVVLWIGSQFSLYKNDPWLIPIDEVDIDSEKRKVDEEIWEEEPPKTLWGKIWQTIL; encoded by the coding sequence atggagaagaaagaatcGACCATCACAGGTGTTTATGATGAGGAGCACTCATCAAATTTCCTCTCAGAGACAGGAGAGATTAAGAAAGTCAAGCGTGGGCTTGAGGAAAGACATGTTGCTATGATTGCCCTTGGTGGAACCATTGGTACTGGTTTGTTCATTGGTATTTCTActcctttgaaaaatgctGGTCCAGTTAATGCCCTAATTGCTTATATCTACATGGCCACATTGGCCTTCTCAGTCACCCAATCGCTGGGAGAACTTGCAACCCACTCCCCAATTGCTGGTTCATTTTGTACCTTCAATACTCGTTATCTGTCAAAAGCTTTAGGATTCTCCACCAACTGGTGTTATTGGTTCACTTGGGCCATCACATTTGCCATCGAATTGTCCATCGTTGGGCAGATTATCGAATATTGGACTTATGCTGTTCCTATCGGTGCTTGGATAGCTATATTCTTTGTCATTTTGATTGGTACCAACTTGTTCCCAGTGTCTTTCTACGGTGAACTCGAGTTTTGGATCGCTTCTATCAAAGTTATTGCTATCATTGGTTTCATTCTCTATGCCTTTATCATGGTTTGTGGTGCTGGTCAAACAGGTCCTGTTGGTTTCCGTTACTGGAGGAACCCAGGCCCTTGGGGGCCAGGTATCCTAGTGTCCAACGTTAACACTGGTAGATTCCTTGGTTGGTTATCTTCTCTAATTAACGCTGCTTTCACATATCAAGGTGTCGAATTGACTGGTATCTCTGCTGGTGAAGCTGCCAACCCAAGAAGGGCAGTTCCAAGAGCCATTAACAAAGTTATTTACAGAATTCTGATTTTCTACCTCTTGACACTGTTCTTCATTGGTCTTTTGGTTCCGTACAATGATCCAGCATTAAACTCAactgaaaatttcatctcATCATCTCCATTTTTAATTTCCATTCAAAACTCAGGAACCAAAGTTTTACCAGATATTTTCAATGCGGTCATCCTAATGACAGTGATAAGTGCAGGTAACTCTAACATCTACATTGGTTCTCGTATTCTATATTCCATGGGTGATTCAGGTAACGCACCAAAATGCTTCTTATGGGTGACCAAGTGGGGAACTCCTTACGTCGGGGTTATATTCACCGGTATATTTGGACTCTTGGCtttcttgaatctttctgAGGATGGTGCCACCGTTTTCGACTGGCTTGTCAATATCACAGCTGTGGCCGGTCTTATTGCATGGATGTTCATTTCTGTCTCACACATCCGATTCATGCATATCttaagaagaagaggttCATCTAGAGATGAGTTGCCTTACAAGGCAAAATGGATGCCATGGTTTGCGTGGTACGCTGCAATTAACATTTTCGTTATCTTGTTCATCCAAGGATTCGAGgccttctttgattttaCTGCCACTAAATTCTTCACAGCTTATATTtcattgatcttgttcGTCGTCTTATGGATAGGTTCACAGTTCTCCCTATACAAGAATGACCCATGGCTCATTCCTATCGATGAGGTTGACATCGACTCagaaaagaggaaggttgatgaagaaatatGGGAAGAGGAACCTCCTAAAACCTTATGGGGTAAAATTTGGCAAACCATCTTATAG